A DNA window from Mastomys coucha isolate ucsf_1 unplaced genomic scaffold, UCSF_Mcou_1 pScaffold21, whole genome shotgun sequence contains the following coding sequences:
- the Nectin2 gene encoding nectin-2 isoform X2: MARAAVLPPSRLSPTLPLLPLLLLLLQETGAQDVRVRVLPEVRGRLGGTVELPCHLLPPTTERVSQVTWQRLDGTVVAAFHPSFGVDFPNSHFNKERLSFVKARPETNADLRDATLAFRGLRVEDEGNYTCEFATFPNGTRRGVTWLRVIAQPENHAEAQEVTIGPQSVPVARCVSSGGRPPARITWISSLGGEARDIQEPGIQAGTVTIISRYSLVPVGRADGVKVTCRVEHESFEEPILLPVTLSVRYPPEVSISGYDDNWYLGRSEAILTCDVRSNPEPTGYDWSTTSGVFPASAVVQGSQLLVHSVDRMVNTTFICTATNAVGTGRAEQVILVRDTPQASRDVGPLVWGAVGGTLLVLLLAGGFLALILLRGRRRRKSPGGGGNDGDRGSYDPKTQVFGNGGPVFWRSASPEPMRPDGREEEEEEEEEMKAEEGLMLPPHESPKDDMESHLDGSLISRRAVYV; the protein is encoded by the exons ATGGCCCGGGCCGCAGTCCTCCCGCCGTCCAGATTGTCACCGACGCTGCCGTTGTTGCCGCTGCTACTGCTCCTGCTTCAGGAAACAG gAGCCCAAGATGTGCGGGTACGAGTGCTTCCTGAGGTTCGGGGCCGCTTGGGAGGCACTGTGGAGTTACCGTGCCACCTGCTCCCACCCACGACGGAGCGCGTCTCTCAGGTGACCTGGCAGCGCCTGGATGGCACAGTTGTGGCTGCCTTCCACCCATCCTTCGGCGTGGATTTCCCCAACTCTCATTTCAACAAGGAGCGTCTGTCCTTTGTCAAAGCAAGACCGGAAACAAACGCGGACCTGCGGGATGCCACTCTGGCCTTCCGGGGACTGAGGGTGGAAGACGAGGGCAATTACACCTGTGAGTTTGCCACATTTCCCAACGGTACCCGCAGGGGAGTGACCTGGCTCAGAGTCATAG cccagcCTGAGAACCACGCTGAAGCCCAGGAGGTCACAATTGGCCCCCAGTCGGTGCCTGTTGCCCGCTGTGTCTCCTCGGGGGGCCGGCCCCCTGCCCGAATCACCTGGATCTCATCCCTGGGTGGTGAGGCAAGAGATATTCAGGAGCCAGGAATACAGGCTGGCACAGTCACTATCATCAGCCGATACTCCTTGGTGCCCGTGGGCCGAGCGGATGGCGTCAAGGTCACGTGTAGAGTAGAACACGAGAGCTTCGAAGAGCCCATCCTGCTGCCGGTGACCCTCTCCGTGCGCT ACCCTCCCGAAGTATCCATCTCTGGCTATGATGACAACTGGTACCTTGGCCGCAGTGAGGCCATACTGACCTGTGATGTACGAAGCAACCCAGAGCCCACAGGCTATGACTGGAGCAC GACCTCAGGCGTCTTCCCAGCCTCCGCAGTGGTCCAGGGCTCTCAGCTGCTTGTCCACTCTGTGGATCGAATGGTCAACACTACCTTCATCTGTACCGCCACCAATGCAGTGGGGACAGGCCGTGCTGAGCAGGTCATCCTGGTGCGAG acaCCCCCCAGGCCTCCCGAGATGTGGGTCCGCTGGTGTGGGGGGCCGTGGGGGGAACATTGCTGGTGCTACTCCTGGCTGGGGGGTTCCTCGCCTTGATCCTgctgagggggaggaggaggcggaagagccctggaggaggaggaaatgatgGCGACAGAGGATCCTACGATCCAAAGACTCAGGTGTTTGGGAACGGGGGTCCTGTCTTCTGGAGGTCAGCATCCCCTGAGCCTATGAGACCAGAtggcagggaggaagaagaggaggaggaggaagaaatgaaggcagaggaaggcctCATGCTACCTCCACATGAGTCACCTAAGGACGACATGGAGTCCCATCTGGATGGCTCCCTCATCTCTCGGCGGGCAGTTTACGTGTGA
- the Nectin2 gene encoding nectin-2 isoform X1 — MARAAVLPPSRLSPTLPLLPLLLLLLQETGAQDVRVRVLPEVRGRLGGTVELPCHLLPPTTERVSQVTWQRLDGTVVAAFHPSFGVDFPNSHFNKERLSFVKARPETNADLRDATLAFRGLRVEDEGNYTCEFATFPNGTRRGVTWLRVIAQPENHAEAQEVTIGPQSVPVARCVSSGGRPPARITWISSLGGEARDIQEPGIQAGTVTIISRYSLVPVGRADGVKVTCRVEHESFEEPILLPVTLSVRYPPEVSISGYDDNWYLGRSEAILTCDVRSNPEPTGYDWSTTSGVFPASAVVQGSQLLVHSVDRMVNTTFICTATNAVGTGRAEQVILVRESPSIAGAGATGGIIGGIIAAIIATAVAGTGILICRQQRKEQRLQAADEEEELEGPPSYKPPTPKAKLEEPEMPSQLFTLGASEHSPVKTPYFDAGVSCADQEMPRYHELPTLEERSGPLLLGAAGLGPSLLVPPGPNVVEGVSLGLEDEEEDDEEEDFLDKINPIYDALSYPSPSDSYQSKDFFVSRAMYV, encoded by the exons ATGGCCCGGGCCGCAGTCCTCCCGCCGTCCAGATTGTCACCGACGCTGCCGTTGTTGCCGCTGCTACTGCTCCTGCTTCAGGAAACAG gAGCCCAAGATGTGCGGGTACGAGTGCTTCCTGAGGTTCGGGGCCGCTTGGGAGGCACTGTGGAGTTACCGTGCCACCTGCTCCCACCCACGACGGAGCGCGTCTCTCAGGTGACCTGGCAGCGCCTGGATGGCACAGTTGTGGCTGCCTTCCACCCATCCTTCGGCGTGGATTTCCCCAACTCTCATTTCAACAAGGAGCGTCTGTCCTTTGTCAAAGCAAGACCGGAAACAAACGCGGACCTGCGGGATGCCACTCTGGCCTTCCGGGGACTGAGGGTGGAAGACGAGGGCAATTACACCTGTGAGTTTGCCACATTTCCCAACGGTACCCGCAGGGGAGTGACCTGGCTCAGAGTCATAG cccagcCTGAGAACCACGCTGAAGCCCAGGAGGTCACAATTGGCCCCCAGTCGGTGCCTGTTGCCCGCTGTGTCTCCTCGGGGGGCCGGCCCCCTGCCCGAATCACCTGGATCTCATCCCTGGGTGGTGAGGCAAGAGATATTCAGGAGCCAGGAATACAGGCTGGCACAGTCACTATCATCAGCCGATACTCCTTGGTGCCCGTGGGCCGAGCGGATGGCGTCAAGGTCACGTGTAGAGTAGAACACGAGAGCTTCGAAGAGCCCATCCTGCTGCCGGTGACCCTCTCCGTGCGCT ACCCTCCCGAAGTATCCATCTCTGGCTATGATGACAACTGGTACCTTGGCCGCAGTGAGGCCATACTGACCTGTGATGTACGAAGCAACCCAGAGCCCACAGGCTATGACTGGAGCAC GACCTCAGGCGTCTTCCCAGCCTCCGCAGTGGTCCAGGGCTCTCAGCTGCTTGTCCACTCTGTGGATCGAATGGTCAACACTACCTTCATCTGTACCGCCACCAATGCAGTGGGGACAGGCCGTGCTGAGCAGGTCATCCTGGTGCGAG AGTCACCCAGCATAGCAGGAGCAGGGGCCACAGGCGGCATCATTGGAGGCATCATCGCTGCCATCATCGCCACTGCAGTGGCTGGCACAGGCATCCTCATCTGCCGACAACAGCGGAAGGAGCAGAGGCTTCAAGCTGCAGACGAGGAAGAAGA ACTGGAAGGACCTCCCTCCTATAAGCCACCCACCCCGAAGGCCAAGCTGGAGGAACCAGAGATG CCTTCTCAACTCTTCACTTTGGGGGCCTCGGAGCACAGCCCAGTGAAGACGCCATACTTCGATGCTGGTGTCTCTTGTGCTGATCAG GAGATGCCTCGGTATCATGAGCTGCCCACCCTGGAAGAGCGGTCAGGGCCCCTGCTGTTGGGGGCTGCAGGTCTGGGACCTTCTCTTCTTGTGCCCCCAGGACCCAATGTTGTGGAGGGGGTTTCCCTGGGTCtcgaagatgaggaggaagatgacGAGGAAGAAGACTTCCTGGATAAAATCAACCCTATTTATGATGCCCTGTCCTACCCCAGCCCCTCTGACTCCTACCAGAGCAAAGACTTTTTTGTATCACGGGCCATGTATGTGTGA